GAATCCCCGGAGGTTGGCGGAATTCTTGATGGAGATAGAATTCATCTATGTCGGTCGGCATGCGCATTGATCAATTTTCATATAGTTGAGATGCATAGACCAGAGCGGTGTCTCCGACAGTTTGGAATGCTTCAGGGTATTCCGCCACCTGCTACTAACTTCGACAATTTTCATAAACTGACGCGACAAGGCCGTAACAACTTTGATTGGGCGACATATCACAAAGATTTTGTAGAAATGTGGAATCACAGATATCATTTTGTGATTGATGGGGATTATGTCATACTTGGAACACCCGCAATCACAGTGGACTATGTTGGTTGGCATCATCGCATTTCACAAATAGTGCTCTCGCCggctgtaatgcccgagatttgaattatcgtaatccagaatgatttgttgataatcgAGGTAACTCtagacggaccactccgagaccagaATTGGAAAGGCAAGAGTTGGACATAGGTGAGCTACAGTAGGTaacgcgcacatgcgcggcagaaatgcgcgcatatgcgcgctaggccattgccgaggcagagaacctcgcgcatatgcacgagaagagggcgcgcatatgcgcgagctggtggacTGGAATTATCCggaggccgtaggtctcgcgcatatgcgcgagaaaaagacgcgcatatgcgcgagcagacgAGAAGCTAttgcgccgagacagtaggtctcgcgcatatgcgccgatgagggtcgcgcatatgcgcgagacgtgttttaCAAAGGGCGAGCCACCTAACCTTTACATGCAAcgtgtgaatatatatatatacataccagCCTTCGTTCAGAGGAAAGAAAAGGCAGGGGAAAAACgagaaaaatccttacgcctttttagatttgtgattgtgaaagatccgtccgtcagattttcaatccgacttcggtactgtgttcctatcgacgtaggatacaactggacgtaagttttgctacgttctgatatgttttaaaattatgatatcgtaagaatctgatatgattcctatgtgatgttcttgacatgttagacatcgtaaaatcaaaactggattgaggaaaagataccatatgaaattgttatgaattttggagtcgatttgatatcagaattgaattgttatcgattatgaggGTTGAGATTGagatctgattgatatggtattgctgggtatattgagattatgacgttgtgctgttgaaacagaatttgattgacttctgattatatccagtattgattgagtggtgtattgataccgtaccctcgatattgttattgccagattgatattgacaggctttgaatcagagacttcgacatagtcagagtaacagagtgaaaggtataaattaatgttgagttgggattgcacaactcgagtgaggtttgactcgagtttccctaaatcacatactttatttgattgcattgatatttgcaattgatgagattgatggttgtagtctattgattcatagacaatgtatgtactagtcaccggctgattcgtctggtcatcGGCTGATTTGCCTAATCACTGGCTGATTCATCTGGTcagtggctgattcgcttagaccttggctgattcgtcaattctgcggccgattcgcccagacactggatatacgaattatatcgatggcgtttagggttgattcattcctatcgactgagattcgatatatttgtcaatatccagaaccgggatccctagattaggaatgagtcgagtctgagatgacgcgtcgattgagtcgagtctgagatgactagttgatttacagttttatatcattcatgtttgttgaattgctacatgttaatgatagttgttatatgctttgatatatgtttttatatgattgtatgcctacattgtttatactgggatgtatttctcaccggagttatcaggttgttgtcttgttttgtatgtgtgcatgacaacaggtggggcaggacctggagcaggaagaggatgagatattcaggattagcgtggagatccggacttagagtagagtggtttagtacttgatctagtaactaaactttagctgaaataaaaaaatggtgtacaggatttgtaccattagatgtatatgcgtattagaattgattactttacgtttccgcacttgtatatctgatatatataaaaaaaaatttatgtcccacattaccaCGCTAAACTCGTCTTCTCTCATCATCTTTTTCACcgcgatcctgtcccacctgttgtcatNGGCAGTGGTACCTTCAAACATCATGGGCTACCATCCTGTTGATGCAAACTACCGACAATTTATTGTAAGACATGTTCAATTTATCTACATATAtacgtaaatataatttattgtatTAAATATATGTTACATAACATATGCATCTATGTCACAGACACGCCCAGCTCATGTGCAATATCCACCGATGTGGACAGGAAATGAGTTTGAACCCGGACCATCATCTTCATATATGGCATACACTCCACCAGTGGTTTCAAGCTTTCTATCGTATGACGCTGGTTACTTCACTCTATTTGCTGGTAGTTTTACACAATTTTTACAAAGTGACTTTCGACCGGGTATGAATGAGAGTCGCCCTACATTTAGCACGTCGCCCATACCCTTTCAACAATATTCTGAACAGATGTTAGGTCGTGGACGGAGAGTGATTAGAAGACCACCGTGTGGCACTGGGGCCATCGTTACCATCAGCATTAACTATTTATTTAGAGATGCACAATTACTTACGTTGtatttttgtatgttttttttattttcatttgaagTTGTTGCTGCAACATTTGTATTTGAATAGTGTATACaaattattaatgattttttaaaagtgTGGAATGTGGTGATTGTGGTTTATTATTCTGTTACTAAATCAAGTCAAATAAATCAACACACTTGATATTAAAACATCTTTATAACAATACAACACTGAATacaatttatttactacttctATTACAATGTAAAATCTGCGTCACAAACATAAGAATTTGGCACCATAACTCGATCTTGTCACCTGCACCTACCTGCAATGggcaaaaattattaataaatttaaatataaaattttaatacacAATTTTGTAATTACATAAATAACCTCACATGTTATTTGTTCGTAAAAGTAAGGTACAATACACTATTATAGATGTCTTACCTCCCATGTTGTCTCTCCCTCGATAATGGTTGATCCATCTCATTTCTTATGCGTGTCCTGCGATCTCTACCAGCCTGCCTCCTTTGTCGACGAACAGTATTGTGTTGTAATTGGAATGTAGGTTCATCCCAATATTGTTCATCATGAATAGGGTAGAATCTTCCATCGTATGTGTTCACGTATTCGCTCAGTGTAAACCATGGTTGTACAAGCTGTGCGGGATTTAAACCAAACCATTTCGCTGCACATATAACATGTGAACAAGTAATCCCAAATATTGTGAATTTACCACATGTGCAATCACGGGTAGAAATGTTGACAACTTGTACGTGATGTTGACGACCTGGTCTTCCTCCTGTCGCGACGGATGCTGTTTTATCCCTTTGGTCAAATCTTACTACTCGATGTTCAACTGACTTTTTTGACCacatatcaaatttaaagtatGCATAGTCGGTCCATGGTTGATTTTTTTCCAGCATCTTATCAATTCGCGCTCGCCGTTGAATGAAATAGTGCACGCATCGCTGTAATGTCAGCTCCACTATTGCAGTTATTGGAAGACGTCGAACCCCTTTCAATAAACCATTAATACACTCAGACATGTTCGTCGTCATTATCCCTCGTCTCCATCCACCATCATGAGCCAATGACCATTTTTCTTTTGGAATGTTAGACAAATAAGTGAAAGCTGCTGCATTATTTGTTCTAATTGCCTCCATTGTCGTATTAAATTTTGATACTTGGTGTTGTATCCCTGCTTCCCAACATAAGTCTTTCAAGTGAATGTTTTTCAACTTACTGTAGAAATAAGAGCAAACATGCCTCAAACAAAAACGATGAACACCACGAGGAGGCTTGAAGTCAGGGAGATCTTGCACTGCACTTGTTATACCCGCATGTCTATCAGATATAAGGCACACACCACTACACCCTCTGGTAATATGTCGTGCAAAATTACTGAGGAACCAATGCCAAGACTCATAATTTTCTTCGTCAACGAGCGCAAATGCTAGCGGCAAAACCTGGTTATTGGCATCCAAAGTTACTGCTATGAGTAGTTTGTGCTTATATTTGGTGTACATATGGGTACCGTCTACGTTGATTATGTTGCCAAAATGTCGAAAACCATCTATACATGGTTTGAAGGCCCAAAAtacaaagttcaaaattttatgtggATGGTCATACGGTCGAAAATGCTTCCATTCTACAATAGTTCCTGGATTCTACTTCGACAAAGCTCCCATATATTTAGGAAGCAAAGTTACAGAGCTTTCCCATGTGCCATAGATTACCTCCACCGCACGTTTCAAACTCTGCCATGCCTTAGCATACGATATATCATACCCATATTTTTCTTCAATACTTTCTCGCACATATTTGATCTCGTATGCAGGATCACAACGCACGATTCCAAAAAGTGTACTGGCTATCATGTTTACGTCAAGGTTGTGGTGATCTATACCGACTTGGGTAGACATGCATGTGTGATCATCACCATATTTTTTGATAATGAAGTAGCCTAAACTTTTTTTCAACGATGCTCGAAGTCCCCACCCACAATTGCCACCTTCGGACCAGTTCTTGCATTTGACCTTCCAAATTGTCGAAGAACTTTGGACAACGATATATTCACGTCTCAAAACCCGAACAGAAAAATCCTTTACTGAAGCTATTAAATCTTTTTTGCTCTTAAAAACCATTTTTACATCGAGCTCTGGCCTTTCAGGATTGTAAAAGTTTGTGTGTGATGCAGAATGAATACCAAATGAATCTGGAATTTGTTCGTCATAGACTTCATTGAAAAATTGGGGAATTTCACGTAATTGTTGCTCCGGTGCAATAGGAATGTTCTCTGTCATTGTTGCTCCAAACATTAACACACGCGTCGATGTCCCTTCATTTGCATTGTCAAGATGATCAATATCTTCTCCGTCAATTGATGTAGTATACAAATCATCATCGCTATTCATGACATGATGCGAACTGTCCCCAAATAAATCATCTTGATCATCCATGTGTTCTGTAATTGGGGCGGAAATATTTGCAGCCTCTGCTCAACTATCAAAATGTTTGACATTTGTGATATTTTCTTCATCAGCCCATGAATTTAAATCCAAATGGCCCGTTCTACTAGAACCCCATGCGACATCAACTCCTGATGGAACCGTGATATGATGATCCCAACCCCCAGTGGTAAAATCCCATTCTCGTGTTCTATTCATCCCCCATGCATAGTCGTCTTCAGTGTGAGCCGTGATATGGTGATCCCAAGGACCAGTGTCGATCCCAGAGTATGTCTGAGCTGACTGTTCATCGACGTGATACATAGAAGGTCCCGCTTCATTTAAACCTACTGTTCCCAAACCTTGCGTTATTACCGGCATGACTACACCAAAATCGTAATCACTTACATTCTGTAACACTGGCGATGAATCAACATACAAGTACATGCAATTCAGTGTCGACAACTCAAACATAAATTG
This genomic window from Primulina huaijiensis isolate GDHJ02 chromosome 7, ASM1229523v2, whole genome shotgun sequence contains:
- the LOC140981358 gene encoding uncharacterized protein; this translates as MYTKYKHKLLIAVTLDANNQVLPLAFALVDEENYESWHWFLSNFARHITRGCSGVCLISDRHAGITSAVQDLPDFKPPRGVHRFCLRHVCSYFYSKLKNIHLKDLCWEAGIQHQVSKFNTTMEAIRTNNAAAFTYLSNIPKEKWSLAHDGGWRRGIMTTNMSECINGLLKGVRRLPITAIVELTLQRCVHYFIQRRARIDKMLEKNQPWTDYAYFKFDMWSKKSVEHRVVRFDQRDKTASVATGGRPGRQHHVQVVNISTRDCTCGKFTIFGITCSHVICAAKWFGLNPAQLVQPWFTLSEYVNTYDGRFYPIHDEQYWDEPTFQLQHNTVRRQRRQAGRDRRTRIRNEMDQPLSRERQHGR